A region of Nostoc sp. 'Peltigera membranacea cyanobiont' N6 DNA encodes the following proteins:
- a CDS encoding (R)-mandelonitrile lyase codes for MDIKRSGSQASAKGPDEYFSGTVRIDPLFEAHDPARTSGASVTFEPGARTAWHTHPLGQTLIVTAGYGLVQRWGGPIEEIRSGDAIWFEPGEKHWHGATPTTAMTHIAIQEWLDGKPVDWLEHVSDEQYGGKS; via the coding sequence ATGGACATCAAACGAAGTGGCTCACAGGCTTCCGCCAAAGGGCCTGACGAGTATTTTAGCGGTACTGTCCGCATTGATCCCCTGTTCGAGGCACACGATCCAGCACGCACGTCTGGTGCCAGTGTCACCTTCGAGCCAGGCGCTCGGACAGCATGGCACACCCACCCCTTAGGACAGACCCTAATCGTGACGGCGGGCTACGGACTTGTACAGCGATGGGGCGGTCCTATTGAAGAAATTCGTTCGGGGGACGCGATCTGGTTTGAGCCGGGTGAGAAACATTGGCACGGTGCCACGCCAACCACAGCGATGACACACATCGCCATTCAGGAATGGCTCGATGGTAAGCCTGTGGACTGGCTGGAGCATGTCAGCGATGAGCAGTATGGAGGAAAATCTTAG
- a CDS encoding AraC family transcriptional regulator, whose translation MDLMNDRQVKREADRVQANRDELAQRISQAIRADGTIEPLKGLYLHRFSSPRSACHAVYVPAFCVIAQGSKEVLLGNDRYQYDPVHYLLAMVELPILTLSGLKPLRFSGQSKLR comes from the coding sequence ATGGATTTAATGAACGATCGGCAGGTAAAGCGCGAGGCAGATAGAGTGCAAGCCAACCGAGACGAATTGGCCCAGCGTATCTCCCAGGCGATTCGCGCTGATGGGACGATCGAGCCGCTCAAGGGCTTGTATCTTCATCGATTCTCCTCGCCTAGATCAGCCTGTCATGCTGTTTATGTCCCAGCCTTTTGTGTAATCGCCCAGGGCAGTAAAGAAGTGCTTTTGGGTAACGATCGCTATCAGTACGATCCTGTACATTATCTGCTGGCGATGGTCGAATTGCCGATTTTGACACTCTCAGGGCTGAAGCCTCTGAGATTCTCCGGACAGAGTAAACTTAGGTAA